One Alphaproteobacteria bacterium DNA window includes the following coding sequences:
- a CDS encoding response regulator transcription factor yields the protein MDSSSASLGDTTPPHVLVVDDDTRLRQLLQEYLTSQGFMVSVAENAHIAYLKLQTLQFDVMVLDWMMPGDDGLSLLQSIRPTHSLPVLMLTALDDTENRITGLAKGADDYLGKPFDPRELVLRLRKLLQRQPALALPTTPTLIRFGRFTFDRERRLLTDGDNLVKLTTAEADLLSVLTSRSGQPMQREEIVALLVDQHLTPRTIDVQINRLRRKLETDPAAPRYLQTVRNRGYVLIGD from the coding sequence ATGGACAGCAGCTCTGCATCTTTAGGTGATACCACGCCCCCCCATGTGTTGGTGGTGGATGATGACACCCGCCTACGCCAATTGTTGCAAGAGTATCTAACCAGCCAAGGATTTATGGTATCAGTAGCTGAGAATGCCCACATTGCCTACCTAAAATTACAAACCTTGCAGTTTGATGTCATGGTACTGGATTGGATGATGCCTGGGGATGATGGCTTATCCTTACTACAATCCATCCGCCCCACCCACTCTTTACCGGTTTTAATGCTGACAGCGCTTGACGATACCGAAAACCGCATTACAGGACTTGCCAAAGGCGCTGATGACTATCTGGGTAAACCTTTTGACCCGCGCGAACTGGTATTACGGTTGCGGAAACTGTTGCAACGCCAGCCAGCGCTAGCCCTACCTACCACCCCCACTCTGATACGTTTTGGACGTTTTACCTTTGACCGCGAGCGGAGGTTGCTGACCGATGGGGATAACCTTGTTAAATTAACCACAGCTGAGGCTGATTTATTATCGGTGTTAACCAGCCGCAGTGGCCAACCCATGCAACGGGAAGAAATTGTTGCCCTGCTGGTTGACCAACATCTGACCCCGCGCACCATTGATGTCCAAATTAATCGCTTACGCCGCAAGCTTGAAACCGATCCGGCCGCACCACGTTATTTGCAAACCGTGCGCAACCGCGGTTATGTGTTGATCGGGGATTAA